The Flavobacterium faecale genome has a segment encoding these proteins:
- the nusB gene encoding transcription antitermination factor NusB: MQSIYAMHQNGSDNFEKEEKFLFFSIDSIQDLYLTMVSSLMEICKKESEFLHKSSLKHLATTAERNPNNKFINNAVFQILAENNSLSIGIETRKIDSWYLNQDYIMLLLNAIKQSQYYIDYMSNAKQSFEEDKQLIVDLFVNVIAPNEKLYEHLEDDKLTWIDDIPLVNTLIAKQLKALEPIENDNFRVPRVYKDTEDKDFAKDLFRKTVLNEKELAKQFADKTPNWDSDRIAELDTIILKMAICEFMKFPSIPVKVTLNEYLELAKEYSTPKSSLFINGILDNLVKEMTTNKTMMKTGRGLM; encoded by the coding sequence ATGCAATCGATTTATGCGATGCATCAAAATGGTTCTGATAATTTCGAGAAAGAAGAAAAATTTCTTTTTTTTAGTATAGACAGTATTCAGGATTTATATCTTACCATGGTTTCCTCTTTGATGGAAATTTGTAAAAAAGAATCGGAGTTTTTGCATAAATCAAGTTTGAAACACTTGGCTACTACTGCAGAACGCAATCCCAACAACAAATTTATTAATAATGCCGTTTTCCAGATCTTGGCCGAAAATAATTCGCTAAGTATTGGTATTGAAACACGTAAAATTGATTCTTGGTATTTGAACCAAGATTATATTATGTTGTTGTTGAATGCTATAAAACAAAGTCAGTACTATATTGACTATATGAGCAACGCAAAACAATCTTTTGAAGAAGACAAACAGTTGATTGTGGATTTGTTTGTGAACGTTATTGCACCAAACGAAAAGTTGTACGAGCATTTGGAAGATGATAAATTGACTTGGATTGATGATATTCCGTTAGTGAATACTTTGATTGCTAAGCAATTGAAAGCTTTGGAGCCAATTGAGAATGATAACTTTAGAGTTCCTAGAGTATATAAGGACACTGAGGATAAAGATTTTGCAAAAGATTTGTTTCGTAAAACTGTTTTGAACGAAAAAGAATTGGCTAAACAATTTGCAGATAAAACGCCAAACTGGGATAGTGATCGTATTGCCGAATTGGATACTATTATTTTGAAAATGGCGATTTGTGAGTTTATGAAATTTCCATCGATTCCTGTAAAAGTTACTTTGAACGAGTACTTGGAGTTGGCAAAAGAATATTCTACTCCAAAAAGTAGTTTGTTTATCAACGGTATTTTGGATAACTTGGTCAAAGAAATGACAACTAATAAAACAATGATGAAGACCGGTCGTGGTTTAATGTAA
- a CDS encoding RagB/SusD family nutrient uptake outer membrane protein: MNLYTIIIKNSRYCCIAAVALLASCSNELEGKVYGTPVLENFYQNPADAEQGLNAAYNPMREMYGKENFWAGMSCDITFGDVGTDDFLKGGISVVDNLPLYQKESYNIPTSNIAVSRIWQINYKGILYCNLILSKVPDITFTDATRKAEILAEAHFMRAYYYFDLVNSFGGVPIIDKVLEQGEYNVPRSTEQDSYTFIENDLKAAITDLPSRLDKPQSYQGHADKGAALGLMMRVSIYQNKMDQVKTYGDQLFALAFTLYPTYSSLFQTEGEWNSGSLFEINYTTNTSLLGTSIPQFISPISKKGYACMQAKPELISEFEANDPRLTATLYQTPVTYGTGWFIRKYAWAPFSNYPTPTVGGNNNSSNNIRVIRLADAYLMYAEAVYNTNPADAIKYVNLVRARARGTNTAILPALPATLSGTPLLNAIYHERRVELAGEGFRYHDLVRTNRAQTILGPLGFIKGTHEIMPLPYSEITLSNGILKQNNY, encoded by the coding sequence ATGAATTTGTATACTATAATTATAAAAAACTCCAGGTATTGCTGTATAGCAGCAGTTGCCTTACTAGCCTCCTGCAGCAATGAATTGGAAGGAAAAGTATATGGTACTCCTGTATTGGAAAACTTCTACCAAAATCCTGCTGATGCCGAGCAGGGTCTAAATGCTGCCTATAATCCTATGAGGGAAATGTATGGTAAAGAAAATTTTTGGGCAGGAATGTCTTGCGATATTACCTTTGGTGACGTAGGAACTGACGATTTTTTGAAAGGTGGAATTAGCGTTGTTGACAATCTTCCTTTGTACCAGAAAGAAAGTTACAACATTCCGACTTCCAATATTGCCGTGAGCAGAATATGGCAAATCAATTACAAGGGAATACTGTACTGCAACTTAATATTAAGCAAAGTACCAGACATTACCTTTACTGATGCTACCCGAAAAGCCGAAATTTTGGCCGAAGCACATTTTATGCGTGCGTATTATTACTTTGACTTAGTAAATAGTTTTGGTGGTGTTCCTATTATTGATAAAGTACTCGAGCAAGGAGAATACAATGTACCCCGTTCAACAGAGCAGGATTCATATACTTTTATCGAAAATGATTTAAAAGCTGCAATCACTGATTTACCTTCTCGTTTAGATAAACCACAATCTTACCAAGGTCATGCAGACAAAGGTGCTGCTTTGGGTTTGATGATGCGAGTGTCTATCTATCAAAACAAAATGGATCAAGTCAAAACATATGGTGATCAATTGTTTGCTCTCGCCTTTACATTATATCCTACTTACAGCTCCCTTTTTCAAACCGAAGGAGAATGGAATTCTGGTTCCCTTTTCGAAATTAATTATACGACTAATACGAGCTTACTCGGTACAAGTATACCGCAATTTATAAGTCCCATAAGCAAAAAAGGATATGCTTGTATGCAAGCAAAACCAGAGTTGATAAGTGAATTTGAAGCTAATGACCCAAGATTAACAGCAACATTATACCAAACACCTGTTACATATGGCACAGGATGGTTCATTAGAAAATATGCTTGGGCTCCGTTTAGTAATTACCCTACTCCTACTGTTGGCGGGAACAATAATAGCTCAAATAACATTAGAGTTATTAGGCTAGCAGATGCTTATTTAATGTATGCTGAGGCTGTTTACAATACTAATCCAGCAGACGCAATCAAATATGTTAACCTAGTCAGAGCAAGAGCAAGAGGAACAAATACTGCCATCTTACCTGCTCTACCGGCAACGCTATCGGGTACACCTTTATTGAATGCTATCTATCATGAAAGAAGAGTAGAATTGGCAGGTGAAGGATTTAGATACCACGACCTTGTTAGGACCAATAGAGCGCAGACTATCTTAGGTCCGCTTGGATTTATAAAAGGTACGCACGAAATAATGCCACTTCCGTACTCGGAGATAACACTTTCAAATGGTATTTTAAAGCAAAATAATTATTAA
- a CDS encoding nitroreductase family protein, with the protein MSDHKIIDNHPYIKYSLPQPEEKEILEKSKAFYEKMEKRRSVREFSDRPIPREVIHNLIKTASTAPSGAHKQPWTFCVVENPEIKKQIRIAAEEEERHSYKSRMSDSWLEDLKPLGTGWEKPFLEIAPYLIIVFKRTYEFGEEGKNKNNYYVQESVGLATGFLLAAIHNAGLVALTHTPSPMNFLTKTLKRPENEKPFMLIPVSYPADDCWVPDLQRKELDDICVFY; encoded by the coding sequence ATGAGCGACCACAAAATTATTGATAATCATCCGTACATAAAGTATAGTTTACCACAGCCAGAAGAAAAAGAGATCCTTGAAAAATCTAAAGCTTTCTATGAAAAAATGGAAAAAAGGCGATCTGTTAGAGAATTTTCTGATCGACCGATACCACGAGAGGTCATTCATAATTTGATTAAAACTGCATCAACAGCGCCTTCGGGAGCGCACAAACAACCATGGACTTTTTGTGTTGTTGAGAACCCCGAGATCAAAAAGCAAATTCGTATCGCAGCCGAAGAAGAGGAACGCCACAGTTATAAGTCACGTATGTCTGACAGTTGGCTTGAAGACTTGAAGCCACTAGGAACAGGTTGGGAAAAACCATTTCTAGAAATTGCTCCTTATTTAATTATCGTTTTCAAACGTACTTATGAATTTGGTGAAGAAGGAAAAAACAAAAACAATTATTATGTACAAGAAAGCGTAGGCCTTGCCACTGGATTTTTGTTGGCTGCCATACACAACGCCGGATTAGTAGCATTGACGCATACTCCAAGTCCGATGAATTTCTTGACCAAAACACTTAAACGCCCCGAAAACGAAAAACCTTTTATGTTGATTCCTGTGAGCTATCCCGCAGACGACTGTTGGGTTCCAGATTTGCAAAGAAAAGAACTGGACGATATTTGTGTATTTTATTAA
- the yajC gene encoding preprotein translocase subunit YajC gives MLENLNKFAPFLLMFVVIYFFMIRPQQKKAKQEKVFESELKVGDKVITKSGLHGKVSELSETTVVIETMAGKLKMERSAISMEMSASLAKK, from the coding sequence ATGTTAGAAAATTTAAACAAATTTGCTCCCTTTTTACTAATGTTTGTAGTGATCTATTTCTTTATGATTAGACCGCAACAAAAGAAAGCAAAACAAGAAAAAGTGTTTGAAAGCGAATTGAAAGTAGGTGATAAAGTTATTACAAAAAGTGGTCTTCACGGTAAAGTGTCTGAGCTTTCTGAGACGACAGTAGTAATTGAAACTATGGCTGGAAAATTGAAAATGGAGCGTTCTGCAATCTCTATGGAGATGAGTGCTTCTTTGGCAAAAAAATAA